Proteins from a genomic interval of Ciona intestinalis chromosome 9, KH, whole genome shotgun sequence:
- the LOC100183326 gene encoding monocarboxylate transporter 2-like: MEKEMPGQPLEGGWGWVVVLSGAIVYGLVFGSVRCQSVLFVPIMNEFESDYSNVGWVSAILTAGLAIGGMISASVMAKFGHRSAVIIGGLISGASSIIASFSTSVVMLVIFAGLLQGGSLGTFLICPLNGLFVEQFGIHGYFLIMGGLYFNLCVVGSLMRPLELSRSLAKPKEPKPATEMRLVFLAGFLTSQLYIVPYAEIEVQIPSVKASLLMSIAAAAEIASRVVFGILGDMKRINRVLMYSTVLLVLSVCGISYTFMKSFESLAVAAGVSGLFQGGFSGISIVILADLVGLQYYGMALGLSTVINGIGTLITPPLVGNDCTSTTTNETYDLKEEQQQFRHAALDLVDS, encoded by the exons ATGGAGAAAGAAATGCCAGGACAGCCATTGGAAGGCGGGTGGGGATGGGTTGTTGTGTTATCAGGTGCTATTGTGTATGGACTGGTATTTGGATCAGTaag ATGCCAGAGTGTTCTATTTGTTCCTATCATGAATGAATTTGAATCTGATTACTCGAATGTAGGCTGGGTTTCGGCAATATTAACTGCTGGATTGGCAATCGGCG GCATGATTTCTGCATCCGTTATGGCAAAGTTTGGACATCGTTCTGCAGTTATAATTGGCGGTTTAATTTCTGGTGCATCGTCTATAATTGCGTCGTTTTCTACTTCAGTCGTAATGCTGGTAATATTTGCTGGACTGCTACAAG ggGGGTCTCTtggaacatttttaatttgtccGCTAAACGGACTTTTCGTTGAACAGTTTGGCATACACGGGTACTTCTTAATCATGGGGGGCCTCTATTTCAACCTGTGTGTCGTTGGATCGCTTATGCGTCCCCTGGAATTGTCACGTTCGTTGGCGAAACCAAAAGAACCAAAACCGGCGACCGAAATGCGT CTTGTGTTTTTAGCGGGATTTCTCACCTCGCAGCTATATATTGTACCTTACGCAGAAATTGAG GTACAGATCCCATCAGTCAAAGCTTCTCTTTTGATGTCTATCGCAGCAGCAGCTGAAATTGCATCAAGAGTCGTGTTTGGTATTCTTGGTGACATGAAACG TATCAATCGAGTTCTTATGTATTCCACCGTCCTACTGGTGCTTTCTGTCTGTGGTATCTCCTACACATTCATGAAATCCTTTGAAAGTCTAGCTGTGGCAGCAGGTGTGTCGGGTCTCTTTCAG GGCGGATTTTCTGGAATTTCAATCGTGATTCTTGCCGACTTAGTGGGTCTCCAGTATTACGGCATGGCACTTGGCTTGAGTACAGTTATAAATGGCATCGGAACACTTATAACGCCACCGTTAGTCG GTAACGATTGTACTTCAACGACGACGAACGAGACGTACGATTTAAAAGAAGAACAGCAACAATTTCGCCACGCTGCTTTAGATTTGGTTGATtcctaa
- the LOC101242013 gene encoding cGMP-dependent protein kinase 1-like yields the protein MPCCWFFWPCRKKQGSDLESAGRFELSSGTTNGGFTPTEENETVFASKNGSGQKSIQKLEQELKVQKETKQQVLLELENVRMKLETAKEERERMQKVIQKLRKELQSANNQLEKKSNYLQSIQKITDVEGKETHKRRQAVRGHHATVPPKLQKTEKSQPLKDLLKRAIQQNDVLCNLNEDQIDAMIEHMQRALPSSNVFITEGTIGDRLYVLETGEVEVTQNSKYLCTLTAGSVFGEIAIMYNTKRTATVTATSATKVWMLEQSVFHYIMKNVADTQRQKVMEVVKKIPVIRKIRTRKQQVEVVDALVEETFNRGDYIIRQGDMGSSFYILVEGEVDVTSTGNASSDGEGKGEHFIRSFGAVSYFGEKGLRNNSGTREANVVAKSKVVKCLSLDKSVFSRHIGELADKDWDAIDERASSKISNRPSNKPSNKPSKMKYRKSTDGNLQPESRRGSHISTLSTFVELPTKRQNPEYENIQPSDLECVGILGVGGFGKVELVRFKHERKDKSYALKCLNKADYEGTTQENYHMSEIDIMSTVRCPFIVELYHSFENERYNYMLMEACLGGELWTKLSLRGKFEDREARFYAACVIEALEYLHGHGIAYRDIKPENLVLDQHGYAKLIDLGLAKKMETHSEKTFSVSGTAAYMAPEVLLHTGHDMSVDYWALGILIFEFLAGYPPFNDKDPGKMHLQITKGIERVRWPEQIRSNAKHIITSLCRLKAADRLGNSWRGVKEIQDHMWFGAFNWDDLRNWKIKAPIITFVDGPFYLGNFDNFDEDFEDTKDKKDKKKK from the exons ATGCCTTGCTGTTGGTTCTTTTGGCCGTGCAGAAAAAAACAAGGCAGCGATTTGGAAAGTGCTGGAAGATTTGAACTAAGTTCTGGAACCACAAATGGAGGATTTACACCAACAGAGGAAAACGAAACAGTTTTTGCAAGCAAAAACGGCAGTGGTCAGAAAAGCATCCAAAAACTGGAACAGGAACTTAAG GTACAAAAAGAAACCAAGCAACAAGTTTTACTTGAGTTGGAAAATGTGAGGATGAAATTGGAAACTGCGAAGGAAGAAAGagag CGAATGCAGAAGGTTATACAGAAACTGCGGAAGGAATTGCAATCAGCTAATAACCAGTTGGAAAAGAAATCCAACTACTTGCAATCTATACAAAAAATCACGGATGTGGAAGGG AAAGAGACACATAAACGACGACAAGCGGTTCGAGGACACCATGCTACAGTTCCACCAAAGTTACAAAAGACAGAAAAAAGTCAACCGCTCAAAGATTTGTTGAAAAGG GCAATTCAACAAAACGATGTTTTATGCAATCTAAATGAAGATCAAATTGATGCAATGATAGAACATATGCAAAGAGCTCTGCCCTCGTCAAATGTATTTATTACCGAAGGAACGATCGGTGACCGTCTGTACGTTCTCGAGACTGGAGAAGTGGAGGTCACACAG aACTCTAAATATTTATGCACATTGACTGCTGGGTCAGTGTTCGGTGAAATTGCAATCATGTACAATACGAAAAGAACCGCAACTGTAACAGCAACATCAGCAACTAAAGTGTGGATGCTTGAGCAAAGTGTATTTCATTATATCATGAAAAATGTGGCGGACACTCAACGCCAAAAAGTTATGGaa GTGGTAAAGAAAATACCTGTCATACGAAAAATCCGTACAAGGAAACAGCAAGTGGAAGTAGTGGACGCTCTGGTGGAAGAAACATTTAACAGAGGCGACTACATTATTCGCCAAGGAGATATGGGAAGCAGTTTTTACATATTGGTCGAAGGAGAAGTAGACGTAACATCTACTGGCAATGCGTCAAGTGATGGTGAGGGCAAAGGCGAACATTTTATTAGGAGTTTTGGAGCAGTAAGCTATTTCGGTGAAAAAGGTCTTCGAAACAACAGTGGGACAAGAGAAGCGAATGTGGTAGCAAAAAGTAAAGTCGTCAAGTGTCTTAGTCTAGACAAAAGTGTATTTAGCAGACATATCGGCGAACTTGCGGACAAAGATTGGGACGCTATTGATGAAAGAGCGTCCAGCAAAATTTCAAACCGGCCGTCAAACAAGCCGTCGAACAAACCCTCCAAAATGAAATATAGAAAATCTACTGATGGTAACTTACAACCTGAGTCACGACGTGGAAGCCACATTTCGACTTTAAGTACATTTGTTGAACTTCCGACGAAACGTCAGAATCCAGAATACGAAAATATTCAACCATCAGATTTGGAATGTGTTGGTATTTTGGGCGTTGGTGGATTCGGTAAAGTGGAGTTGGTGCGCTTTAAACACGAGCGTAAAGATAAGAGCTACGCGTTAAAATGCCTCAACAAG GCGGATTATGAAGGAACAACTCAAGAAAATTACCACATGTCCGAGATTGACATTATGTCGACGGTCAGATGCCCATTCATTGTTGAGCTGTATCATTCTTTTGAAAATGAAAG GTATAACTATATGCTAATGGAAGCTTGTTTGGGTGGAGAGTTATGGACGAAGTTGAGTCTGCGAGGAAAATTCGAAGATCGAGAAGCAAGGTTTTATGCAGCTTGTGTGATAGAAGCATTGGAATACCTACATGGCCATGGAATAGCCTATAGAGATATTAAG CCAGAAAACTTGGTATTAGACCAACACGGTTACGCGAAGTTAATCGACTTGGGTTTGGCGAAAAAGATGGAAACACACAGTGAGAAAACATTCTCTGTGAGCGGAACTGCGGCTTACATGGCCCCTGAAGTTCTACTTCATACT GGCCATGACATGTCAGTGGATTACTGGGCACTtggaattttaatatttgaattCCTTGCTGGCTATCcaccatttaatgataaagaCCCTGGAAAAATGCATTTGCAAATCACGAAAGGCATCGAACGAGTACGATGGCCT GAACAAATTAGAAGCAATGCCAAGCATATCATCACAAGTCTTTGTCGTCTTAAAGCTGCCGATAGACTTGGAAACTCATGGCGGGGGGTAAAAGAGATTCAAGACCATATGTGGTTTGGG GCTTTCAATTGGGATGACTTACgaaattggaaaataaaagCCCCTATTATAACCTTTGTGGATGGTCCCTTCTATCTTGGCAACTTTGATAATTTTGACGAAGACTTCGAAGATACAAAAGACAAAAaggataaaaagaaaaagtaa
- the LOC100184702 gene encoding cGMP-dependent protein kinase 1 isoform X2, whose translation MPCKCWPFKKHHDVSNPGDHGHNGEGPQTYRFTSRSDAQPTYVNTEGDNARKDEIIMELTTKNESLKRIANQATLDMQELEKNRKKLEKELDHKDQEIEKLKEILESIRSNNQNTGPKNNRKKKNVIVGSKVETHVELKKHQKTPEQKKFLKEAILRNDFLKKLSEEQINEMIDYLQRSLPQNDIFIKEGTNGDRLYILESGELDVTQGSTYLTTMKAGSVFGELAILYNCKRTATVTAKTPTKIWMLERSVFQNIMMRTTNTKRTEIADALRKVPILKQISNSKLGKITDALEEDTFHQGEYIIREGESGETFYIILEGEVDVTTQSKEYSDSTEEPSLAETFIRTLRKGDYFGEKALRSESGIRGANVIAKSTVVRCRTLDKKPFLQLIGNLADKDWDAHNSISSSGSNGSGVTLRPPSSTMSSKSPALGAARKSTGRLIIDAPRMARPSSTLLDLPQKRLRHSFEGITLNDFEFVGVLGVGGFGRVELVRFRDKPNQNFALKCMKKTHIVETKQEEHIYSEKRIMRDSDCPFIVQLHRTFKNDRYVYMLMEACLGGELWSKLRDDGYFDDSRARFYTACVVEALEYMHLRGIVYRDLKPENLLLDSRGYVKIVDFGFAKTISHGERTWTFCGTPEYVAPEVILNKGHDIAVDYWALGILIFEMLTGNPPFNSSDAMKTYRMALKGIDAIEWPLKIRKTVQNLIRRLCRENPAERIGNLKEGIKEIRNHRWFAGFHWEGLRKGELKAPYIPEITDASDLRNFDRFEREDEVVEKEFSGWDKDF comes from the exons GAGTTggaaaaaaatcgaaaaaaactTGAGAAAGAACTCGACCATAAAGATCAAGagatcgaaaaattaaaagaaatattggaGTCCATACGCTCCAACAAT CAAAATACAGGACccaaaaacaacagaaaaaagaAGAATGTTATTGTTGGGTCGAAAGTGGAAACACATGTCGAATTGAAAAAGCACCAGAAAACACCAGAACAGAAAAAGTTCTTAAAAGAG GCAATTCTCCGAAATGATTTTTTGAAGAAACTGAGCGAAGagcaaataaatgaaatgataGATTACCTACAAAGAAGTCTTCCGCAAAACGATATTTTCATTAAAGAAGGAACGAACGGAGATAGATTATACATTCTAGAATCTGGTGAACTTGACGTCACACAG GGTTCAACGTACCTTACAACCATGAAAGCAGGTTCTGTATTCGGGGAGTTAGCAATCCTATACAACTGTAAGAGAACCGCTACTGTCACAGCAAAGACACCAACCAAAATCTGGATGCTTGAGAGAAGTGTTTTCCAAAATATTATGATGAGAACTACGAACACGAAACGCACAGAAATAGCTGAT GCGCTAAGAAAAGTTCCAATCCTGAAACAAATCAGCAACTCAAAGTTAGGGAAGATTACCGATGCTCTTGAAGAGGACACCTTTCATCAAGGAGAGTATATCATCCGGGAGGGTGAGAGCGGAGAGACATTCTACATCATCCTGGAAGGAGAAGTTGATGTCACGACTCAGAGTAAAGAGTACAGCGACAGTACTGAGGAACCGAGTCTCGCAGAGACATTTATTCGCACTCTGCGGAAAGGAGATTATTTCGGTGAAAAAGCCTTGCGAAGTGAAAGTGGGATTCGTGGAGCAAATGTTATTGCTAAAAGTACAGTCGTACGGTGCAGGACTCTTGATAAGAAACCGTTCTTGCAACTCATCGGTAACTTAGCCGATAAAGACTGGGATGCCCATAACAGTATTAGCAGCAGTGGCAGTAACGGTAGCGGGGTTACTTTGCGCCCCCCCAGTAGCACGATGTCTAGCAAATCACCCGCGCTTGGTGCGGCAAGGAAATCAACTGGAAGATTAATTATTGATGCGCCAAGAATGGCCCGGCCATCCAGCACACTTCTTGATCTGCCACAAAAAAGGCTGCGCCATTCTTTCGAGGGAATAACTCTTAACGATTTCGAGTTTGTTGGAGTGTTAGGTGTTGGCGGGTTTGGGCGTGTGGAACTTGTTCGCTTCCGAGACAAACCGAATCAAAACTTTGCATTGAAATGCatgaaaaag ACACATATCGTGGAAACAAAACAAGAGGAGCATATTTACTCCGAGAAGAGAATCATGAGAGATTCAGATTGTCCATTTATTGTCCAGTTGCACCGTACATTCAAAAACGACAG GTATGTTTATATGTTGATGGAGGCATGCCTTGGCGGGGAACTGTGGTCCAAGCTTAGAGATGATGGATACTTCGATGACAGCAGAGCTCGTTTCTACACGGCTTGTGTGGTTGAGGCTTTGGAATACATGCATCTCCGTGGGATCGTTTACAGAGATTTAAAG CCGGAGAATTTATTACTGGACTCCAGAGGATACGTTAAAATTGTTGACTTTGGTTTTGCTAAGACTATTAGCCATGGAGAGAGAACATGGACATTCTGTGGCACACCTGAATACGTGGCACCAGAAGTTATTCTAAACaag GGTCACGATATAGCGGTGGATTACTGGGCGTTGGGAATTCTTATATTTGAAATGTTGACGGGAAATCCACCATTTAACTCCTCCGATGCGATGAAAACGTACAGAATGGCGCTAAAGGGAATTGACGCTATTGAATGGCCG ttaaaaattagaaaaacagtTCAGAACTTAATACGAAGATTATGTCGTGAGAACCCTGCGGAACGTATTGGGAATTTAAAAGAAGGAATCAAGGAAATTCGAAATCACCGTTGGTTTGcg GGATTCCATTGGGAGGGCCTGAGAAAAGGAGAATTAAAAGCACCATATATTCCTGAGATAACTGACGCGTCGGATTTGAGAAATTTTGACCGTTTTGAAAGAGAGGACGAAGTGGTGGAAAAAGAATTCTCCGGATGGgataaagatttttaa